The following proteins come from a genomic window of Gimesia chilikensis:
- a CDS encoding DUF1559 domain-containing protein → MKNIVRERRRGFTLIELLVVIAIIAILIALLLPAVQQAREAARRSTCKNNLKQLGLALHNYHDVFGMFVLRRGGTNTGPINNSSRLSGFVGLLPYMDQAPLFNKISAGDSTNPPFGPSAWTGWSVWNVSIPMLRCPSDGRNKQIVRTNNYVFSLGDSATSINGTSSRGMFPYRNGTRIRDITDGTSNTIAMSEHVRANYAPATSNASRNRVEGVAMGQAPRTNPGACMSLASGSGWVSGTSVKGRHGTSLWDGQAERCAFNTILPPNAPSCAEGTNVNADSTHAALAPSSMHTGGVHALMADGAVRFISSNIDTGNLNTASPSPSALSPSPYGVWGALGTKEGGEVLGEF, encoded by the coding sequence GTGAAGAACATTGTAAGAGAAAGACGCCGCGGTTTTACGTTAATTGAACTGCTGGTTGTGATTGCCATCATTGCAATTTTAATTGCGTTACTATTACCAGCTGTCCAACAGGCACGGGAAGCAGCCCGTCGATCGACCTGTAAAAATAATTTGAAACAACTCGGATTAGCATTACACAATTACCATGACGTTTTCGGTATGTTTGTGCTGCGTCGTGGAGGGACCAACACTGGACCTATTAATAATTCTTCCCGATTGAGTGGTTTTGTAGGTCTTCTGCCCTACATGGATCAGGCGCCTCTGTTCAATAAAATTTCTGCCGGTGATTCAACTAATCCACCTTTTGGACCTTCAGCCTGGACAGGTTGGAGTGTCTGGAACGTATCGATTCCCATGTTGCGTTGTCCTTCTGATGGGCGCAACAAACAGATCGTTCGGACCAATAACTATGTGTTCTCTCTGGGAGATTCAGCGACCAGTATCAATGGAACCAGTTCTCGTGGGATGTTCCCCTATCGGAATGGAACACGCATACGAGATATTACCGATGGAACCAGTAACACCATCGCCATGAGTGAGCATGTGCGTGCTAACTATGCTCCTGCGACCTCCAATGCCAGCCGCAATCGGGTTGAAGGTGTCGCCATGGGGCAGGCCCCCCGAACCAACCCGGGAGCCTGTATGTCACTCGCTTCTGGCTCCGGCTGGGTCAGTGGAACATCCGTTAAAGGGAGGCATGGTACTTCTTTATGGGACGGTCAGGCAGAACGTTGTGCGTTTAATACAATTCTACCTCCCAATGCACCTTCCTGTGCAGAAGGAACCAACGTTAATGCCGATTCCACTCATGCTGCATTGGCACCTTCCAGTATGCACACTGGTGGGGTTCACGCGCTGATGGCCGATGGTGCCGTGCGTTTCATTTCTTCCAATATCGACACCGGCAACTTAAACACAGCCAGTCCCAGCCCGAGTGCCCTGTCACCGAGCCCTTATGGTGTCTGGGGTGCCCTGGGAACCAAAGAAGGTGGAGAAGTGCTGGGTGAGTTTTAA
- a CDS encoding carboxypeptidase-like regulatory domain-containing protein, whose protein sequence is MFTLKRSKSLLCCAAMICTASLLTTGCGGGPEDDRPARTAVSGTVTYNSEPVEEAVIAFIPVDQTKGRNANGRTNAEGVFQMGTFEGTDGVVPGEYKVMITKFETAETQEALPEDDPNYDPNPKPQPPPENLLPEKYASAENSGLTVTVEDGNEITDLKFDLQD, encoded by the coding sequence ATGTTCACACTCAAACGAAGTAAAAGCCTCCTCTGCTGCGCTGCAATGATTTGCACAGCCAGTCTGTTAACCACTGGCTGTGGTGGAGGCCCTGAAGATGATCGTCCCGCGCGAACTGCCGTCTCAGGCACAGTTACCTATAACAGCGAACCCGTAGAGGAAGCTGTGATTGCTTTCATTCCCGTTGACCAGACTAAGGGACGCAATGCGAATGGACGCACCAATGCCGAGGGAGTGTTTCAAATGGGAACCTTTGAAGGTACTGATGGCGTCGTGCCTGGCGAATACAAAGTCATGATCACCAAATTTGAAACTGCTGAAACTCAAGAAGCGCTGCCGGAAGACGACCCCAATTACGATCCGAATCCCAAACCACAGCCTCCGCCAGAAAATCTGCTGCCGGAAAAATACGCCTCTGCAGAAAATTCAGGTCTGACCGTCACCGTCGAGGATGGTAATGAAATTACTGATCTCAAATTTGATCTGCAGGATTAA
- a CDS encoding TlpA disulfide reductase family protein, which produces MSLFRVTGKGSQFISTRSLYSLFAIVFLSLWGSALQSAEPQSIQESSPVQLALKPELGSADKTKQQSEKKRPPQVEILQTIEDGGGYGAELHRVSISGTARTFDGTPLKNATIYVGSAARRMPGGFEMLRGQTRTDETGHYELKDIQLLVNRERPNPIPKPAEGRFEVFGICDGYGFTWHETCYYRPDTRPQGTELGDKNARATENAFYLDEPLIVDLMFDRPALLKGHITDKQGHPLANAKVQLGLIDSQRNPAGWGISSCRFLGNDNQPIKDPFSFSSIRVLPAEFRETHTDAEGFYEFKQLRRDTSYLTRIDPGPTFDPWQSTIVTSPAEKANNKRRGAVGYSGELNREFFAPRNVTVQVVQEQTEQPVAGVLVTARSIGPIRRAGIQARSDSRGNARLQLVPGEYKLITEPQPDQPFYFQSEQFFVKEQHGPVQHTFKLRPAATVILKAVDAQTGQPIPGVRFNYESPDSSDPRPVSTQSVYVDYPKTNSAGEIQAFMTPGQRRFVVAEPLTLAQAEGSRGELIKLPAGEVTTVEFKLSQPQFVDAETFREEVKPNPDSIYPPELQLKWHRQSELLRGSSMRVTAQLMLGRQPGLDTKGLLKDLRALDPYQIPDIDALLKKHGGEIKRGGRTIMTSTGQFHKEERLYEWRKHLYDAQGRLLPDSISFRDGWETLTYDVSNNQASVYRRNFLHIHTPNDFTDWPTLRFQRPAPEDRPRPEVEIEQSGRRTIYTTQTDSESRGQKLTYLQRRVFDRDTGFIFESYLEEPKFDVERVSLAFAPQEQNNGLLLPRFYMSWQRYRGRLNLVQIFEIEKVELFDQLPPDAFAVAIPPGAVFVDSRHLSPEASRTRPGRPYTTTLRGPVTDFAAYLQRHPRHTPKLEQQVHYGRPAPEIKPVSWMTREGVSAPPDTKGKVVLIEFWGTHCGPCISQLPEVRTAARYYADQPFVLIGMHDSHTSVAELQEFAQKEELDFQLAIDRPSTRKGFFGETIRNFNVRGIPSAAVIDQQGNVAYVGHFSEALKTVDRLLKEKK; this is translated from the coding sequence ATGAGTCTATTCAGGGTTACCGGCAAGGGGTCACAATTCATATCAACGCGATCACTGTATTCACTCTTCGCGATCGTATTCTTATCTCTCTGGGGATCTGCATTACAGTCAGCAGAACCTCAAAGCATTCAGGAAAGTTCTCCAGTCCAACTGGCGCTGAAACCTGAACTCGGCTCAGCCGATAAGACAAAACAGCAGTCAGAGAAAAAACGACCTCCCCAGGTAGAAATTCTACAGACTATAGAGGATGGTGGGGGCTATGGAGCAGAACTGCATCGAGTCAGCATTTCAGGAACCGCACGCACTTTTGACGGTACCCCACTGAAAAATGCAACCATTTATGTGGGGTCGGCAGCCAGACGCATGCCGGGCGGCTTTGAAATGTTGCGCGGCCAGACGCGAACTGACGAAACAGGCCATTACGAACTGAAAGACATTCAACTCCTCGTAAATCGCGAACGTCCCAATCCGATTCCGAAACCTGCAGAAGGCAGATTCGAGGTCTTCGGTATCTGCGATGGATACGGTTTCACCTGGCATGAGACCTGTTATTACCGTCCCGATACGCGCCCCCAGGGAACCGAACTGGGCGATAAAAATGCGCGTGCTACCGAGAATGCGTTTTATCTCGATGAACCGTTGATTGTCGATCTGATGTTTGACCGCCCTGCTCTGCTCAAAGGCCACATCACCGACAAACAGGGGCACCCACTCGCCAATGCTAAAGTACAACTGGGGCTTATTGACAGTCAACGAAATCCTGCAGGCTGGGGCATAAGCTCGTGTCGATTTCTGGGAAATGACAACCAGCCGATCAAAGACCCCTTCAGTTTCTCCAGCATCCGTGTTCTGCCCGCAGAATTTCGAGAAACACACACCGATGCAGAAGGTTTCTACGAATTCAAACAACTCCGTCGTGATACCAGTTATCTTACGCGAATCGACCCTGGCCCCACTTTTGATCCCTGGCAATCCACTATAGTCACCTCTCCTGCAGAGAAGGCAAACAACAAACGTCGGGGAGCGGTAGGCTACTCGGGAGAATTGAACCGGGAGTTTTTCGCGCCCCGCAATGTAACAGTACAAGTAGTGCAAGAGCAGACTGAGCAGCCGGTCGCAGGCGTGTTGGTGACAGCGCGATCTATCGGTCCCATTCGTCGCGCCGGGATTCAAGCCCGATCGGACAGCCGGGGTAATGCCCGTCTGCAACTGGTGCCCGGCGAATACAAATTAATCACTGAGCCCCAACCGGATCAGCCATTTTATTTTCAGAGCGAACAGTTTTTCGTAAAAGAGCAGCACGGCCCTGTTCAGCATACGTTTAAATTAAGACCAGCGGCGACTGTCATCTTAAAAGCCGTCGATGCGCAGACTGGCCAGCCGATTCCCGGAGTGCGGTTTAACTATGAATCTCCCGATTCCAGCGATCCACGGCCTGTTTCTACTCAGTCGGTCTATGTGGATTATCCCAAAACAAACTCTGCCGGTGAAATCCAGGCTTTCATGACACCCGGCCAGCGACGGTTCGTCGTAGCAGAACCATTAACGCTGGCACAAGCTGAGGGGAGCCGGGGCGAATTAATCAAACTCCCCGCAGGCGAAGTGACCACAGTCGAATTCAAATTAAGCCAGCCGCAATTCGTGGATGCCGAAACATTCAGAGAAGAGGTCAAACCGAATCCCGATTCGATCTATCCACCCGAATTACAGTTAAAATGGCACAGGCAGTCCGAACTGCTGCGAGGTTCCTCTATGCGGGTGACGGCGCAATTGATGCTGGGACGACAACCCGGCCTGGATACGAAAGGCCTGCTCAAAGACCTGCGTGCGCTGGATCCCTACCAGATACCTGATATCGACGCGCTGCTTAAAAAACACGGCGGAGAAATCAAACGGGGAGGCCGAACGATCATGACTTCGACCGGTCAATTCCACAAAGAAGAACGCCTGTATGAATGGCGCAAGCATCTCTATGATGCACAGGGGAGACTCCTGCCCGACAGTATTTCATTCCGGGATGGATGGGAGACATTAACGTATGATGTTTCCAATAATCAGGCCTCGGTGTACCGGAGAAATTTTTTACATATCCATACTCCTAATGACTTCACGGACTGGCCTACCCTGCGTTTCCAGCGTCCAGCCCCTGAAGACCGGCCCAGGCCCGAAGTGGAAATCGAACAGTCAGGGCGACGCACGATCTACACAACTCAGACGGATTCGGAAAGCCGGGGACAGAAATTAACGTATCTCCAAAGACGTGTTTTTGACCGGGACACCGGTTTCATTTTTGAAAGTTATCTGGAAGAACCAAAATTTGATGTAGAGCGTGTTTCCCTCGCTTTCGCCCCACAGGAGCAGAACAACGGTCTGCTCCTGCCGCGCTTCTATATGAGCTGGCAACGCTACCGGGGTAGACTGAATTTAGTACAAATCTTTGAAATTGAAAAAGTCGAACTCTTCGACCAGTTGCCCCCCGATGCATTTGCCGTTGCGATACCTCCGGGAGCGGTTTTCGTCGACTCCCGCCACCTTTCTCCGGAGGCTTCCAGGACTAGACCAGGTCGCCCCTATACGACGACGCTAAGAGGTCCCGTCACAGATTTTGCCGCGTATCTGCAGCGTCATCCCCGGCACACCCCTAAGCTCGAACAGCAGGTGCACTACGGCAGGCCAGCTCCTGAAATCAAACCTGTCAGCTGGATGACGCGCGAAGGTGTCTCCGCTCCGCCGGATACGAAAGGCAAGGTCGTGCTGATAGAATTCTGGGGCACCCACTGTGGCCCCTGCATCTCACAACTGCCGGAAGTTCGGACCGCCGCCCGTTACTACGCAGACCAGCCGTTCGTGTTAATTGGCATGCACGACAGCCATACCAGCGTTGCGGAATTGCAGGAGTTCGCACAAAAAGAAGAGCTCGACTTCCAGTTGGCCATCGACCGTCCTTCGACCCGCAAAGGATTCTTTGGTGAAACCATTCGCAATTTCAACGTACGCGGAATTCCCTCTGCAGCCGTCATCGATCAACAGGGAAACGTGGCTTATGTGGGGCACTTCAGCGAAGCTTTGAAGACAGTCGATCGCCTGTTGAAAGAGAAAAAGTGA
- the mgtE gene encoding magnesium transporter, translated as MNDSQPLSESTHIELPDVWDQLDEIVKAGESEAAINFLNALPPGEEARILAQLSLDEQQAFLKLLDGEHAAWLMETLPELQAAQLLSSLSPEQAAHIVDEMNSDEQVDLLDQLPEEQSEKILEVMNPEEAENVRFLSKYTSLCAGGLMITELLSFEESQTVDDVVSDLRQNAERYAEYNVQYIYVINHDLQLVGVLRLRDLLMAPPGKRLSSLMIPSPLCVPDSTSLQELQHFFDSHPLFGLPVVDEANVLVGVVRREDVEEAGEEQAGKTFLRFAGIMGGEELRSLPLKIRSARRLSWLSINIVLNIVAASVIAMYEDTLSSVIALAVFLPIVSDMSGCTGNQAIAVSTRELVLGVIRPRDWIYVFKKEFALGMVNGLALGLLLGIVAYIWKGNAYLGLVIGGALAANTLMAVCLGALIPMVLKGFKLDPALASGPILTTITDMCGFFLVLSFAQAFLPLLT; from the coding sequence ATGAACGACTCACAGCCACTCAGCGAATCGACACATATCGAACTGCCTGATGTCTGGGATCAACTGGATGAGATCGTCAAAGCTGGTGAATCCGAAGCGGCGATCAACTTCCTGAATGCGCTGCCCCCCGGGGAAGAAGCGCGTATTCTGGCACAGCTCTCCCTTGATGAACAGCAGGCGTTTTTGAAACTGCTGGATGGCGAACATGCCGCCTGGTTGATGGAGACGCTGCCAGAACTGCAGGCAGCACAGTTGCTCTCATCCCTGTCGCCCGAACAGGCCGCTCATATTGTTGATGAAATGAACAGTGACGAGCAGGTCGACCTCCTGGATCAACTACCCGAGGAACAATCGGAAAAGATTCTGGAAGTCATGAATCCGGAAGAAGCGGAAAACGTCCGCTTCCTTTCGAAATATACCAGTCTCTGTGCCGGCGGTCTGATGATCACCGAGTTGCTCTCCTTTGAAGAGTCGCAAACGGTCGACGATGTGGTATCCGACCTCCGTCAGAATGCCGAACGATACGCCGAATATAACGTGCAGTACATTTACGTCATCAATCATGACCTGCAACTGGTCGGTGTTCTGCGCCTGCGGGACCTGCTGATGGCGCCTCCCGGCAAGCGTCTTTCCAGCCTGATGATTCCCAGCCCACTCTGTGTGCCTGACTCCACGAGCCTGCAGGAGTTACAGCACTTCTTTGATTCACACCCGCTGTTCGGACTGCCGGTTGTCGACGAAGCCAATGTGCTGGTCGGCGTCGTTCGACGGGAAGATGTGGAAGAAGCTGGGGAAGAACAGGCCGGTAAGACCTTTCTGCGATTTGCAGGGATTATGGGCGGGGAAGAACTCCGCAGCCTGCCACTCAAGATTCGCAGTGCCCGGCGTCTGTCATGGTTGAGCATCAACATTGTGCTGAATATTGTTGCCGCCAGTGTGATTGCCATGTATGAAGATACACTTTCCAGTGTCATCGCTCTGGCAGTTTTCCTGCCGATTGTTTCCGACATGAGTGGTTGCACAGGTAATCAGGCGATCGCGGTGAGTACGCGGGAACTGGTCCTGGGTGTGATTCGACCGCGCGACTGGATATACGTATTCAAAAAAGAATTCGCATTAGGTATGGTCAACGGCCTGGCCCTCGGGTTGCTGTTGGGCATCGTCGCCTATATCTGGAAAGGGAATGCTTATCTGGGTCTGGTGATCGGTGGCGCCTTGGCCGCGAACACCCTCATGGCGGTCTGTCTGGGTGCCCTGATTCCGATGGTTCTCAAAGGATTCAAACTCGACCCCGCCCTGGCCTCAGGTCCGATCCTGACCACCATCACCGACATGTGCGGATTCTTCCTGGTCCTCTCTTTTGCTCAGGCATTTCTACCCTTGCTGACGTGA
- a CDS encoding CocE/NonD family hydrolase, whose amino-acid sequence MRKLAPACLWMILCLVLCPALFAQEAPPLKFEKGVTEKHVMIPMRDGVKLSAYLYIPQGKGPWPVLMEQRYASLRSKGSRLSFAEMAGHDYVVCAVNYRGSQQSEGTWVGYRDLQWGEKQDGYDVVEWLAKQPWSTGKIGTFGSSQGGYAQNYLAVTQPPHLVCQFMIDTGLSLYHEGYFIGGAAKPNRFKGMDAVCRVAAHNRALMEEWFSHPDYDEYWQAEDCTLHFDKMNVPCFTVGSWYDFMCVGSIQSYIGRQHKGGPNSRGHQKLYIGPWLHGRFNKVNKVGDMLYPENANFDMMAEMIRWFDHYLKGKRNEIELDPNVRYYVMGAVGEPGAPGNVWRSTNDWPVPVEETPYYLQQDSKLSTSKPTSADSFTQLIADPLNPEKIEGRGFPGARDARVVEEQENVLTFTTDTLTEAVEWTGNVKAELLVSSSAKDTDFIVRVSDVYPDGRSILIIDMIRRARYRDGFEQQKFMEPGEVYKVGFNVGWLSQIFNKGHKIRVTVCSTGAPFYEPNPNTGEPITIEFPEKVVVAKNKIHHSSGQASRILAPVKP is encoded by the coding sequence ATGCGAAAACTGGCCCCTGCCTGCCTGTGGATGATTTTATGCCTCGTTCTCTGTCCTGCCTTGTTCGCGCAGGAAGCCCCGCCACTCAAATTTGAAAAAGGGGTCACCGAGAAACATGTCATGATCCCCATGCGGGATGGCGTCAAGCTCTCTGCCTACCTCTATATTCCACAGGGTAAAGGCCCCTGGCCGGTTCTGATGGAACAGCGATACGCCAGCCTGCGGAGCAAGGGTTCGCGGCTCTCATTCGCGGAAATGGCCGGCCATGATTATGTAGTCTGTGCAGTCAACTACCGGGGTTCCCAGCAGTCAGAAGGCACCTGGGTCGGCTACCGGGACCTGCAATGGGGTGAAAAGCAGGATGGCTACGATGTCGTGGAATGGCTGGCGAAACAGCCCTGGTCGACTGGCAAGATCGGCACGTTCGGCAGCTCCCAGGGAGGCTATGCCCAGAACTATCTGGCAGTGACACAACCGCCCCACCTGGTCTGTCAGTTCATGATTGATACGGGGCTCAGTCTGTATCACGAGGGTTATTTCATTGGTGGTGCAGCGAAACCGAATCGATTCAAGGGTATGGATGCTGTCTGCCGCGTGGCTGCTCACAACCGGGCTCTGATGGAAGAATGGTTTTCGCACCCCGATTACGATGAATACTGGCAGGCAGAAGACTGTACCCTGCACTTCGATAAGATGAACGTCCCCTGCTTTACCGTAGGCAGCTGGTACGACTTTATGTGCGTCGGCTCGATCCAGAGTTACATCGGACGTCAGCACAAAGGGGGACCGAATTCCCGCGGTCATCAGAAACTGTACATCGGGCCTTGGTTGCACGGCCGGTTTAATAAGGTCAATAAAGTCGGCGACATGCTCTATCCGGAGAATGCGAACTTCGACATGATGGCCGAGATGATCCGCTGGTTCGATCACTACCTGAAGGGAAAGCGGAACGAGATCGAACTTGATCCCAATGTCCGTTACTACGTGATGGGGGCGGTCGGCGAACCCGGGGCACCAGGTAATGTCTGGCGGTCGACCAACGACTGGCCGGTACCCGTCGAGGAAACCCCCTACTACCTGCAACAAGATAGCAAACTGTCGACCTCTAAGCCGACGTCAGCAGACTCGTTCACCCAGTTGATTGCAGACCCATTGAACCCGGAGAAAATTGAAGGCCGGGGCTTCCCAGGTGCCCGCGATGCCCGCGTTGTCGAAGAACAGGAAAATGTACTGACCTTCACGACCGATACACTGACCGAAGCGGTCGAATGGACGGGAAATGTGAAGGCGGAGCTGCTGGTCTCATCCTCGGCCAAAGATACCGACTTTATTGTCCGCGTCAGCGATGTCTATCCGGACGGGCGTTCGATTCTGATCATTGATATGATCCGTCGCGCCCGCTACCGGGATGGTTTCGAGCAGCAGAAATTCATGGAACCGGGAGAGGTTTACAAGGTCGGCTTCAATGTAGGCTGGCTGAGTCAGATCTTCAACAAAGGGCATAAAATCCGGGTAACCGTCTGTTCGACAGGAGCCCCATTCTACGAACCGAACCCGAATACGGGAGAGCCGATTACAATCGAGTTTCCCGAGAAAGTGGTCGTCGCCAAAAATAAAATTCATCACAGCAGCGGACAGGCATCCCGTATTCTGGCGCCTGTGAAACCTTGA
- a CDS encoding NIPSNAP family protein, whose protein sequence is MQQNRINRRSLLAGILGAVAALGLGQPVPAAEQQSQEYYELRTYRIANEQNQKVVSDYLEQALMPALNRAGIKKVGVFKEIDAKDDYSLYMLIPFQSLNQLASLNDKLEADKAYHAAAASYFSIPKKDAPYSRIESRLMKAFKGMPILETPKGKGPNLFELRTYESHNANLARLKVDMFNSGEIDIMRDVLLAPVFYGEMLIGDDVPNLTYMLSAPNREAHDKHWEGFRKHPEWDRMKKMDKYKGTVSKITNWYLEPLPYSEIQ, encoded by the coding sequence ATGCAACAGAATCGAATTAACCGACGCAGCCTGCTGGCAGGTATTCTGGGAGCCGTTGCTGCCCTGGGACTGGGACAACCCGTGCCCGCGGCAGAGCAGCAGAGTCAGGAATATTATGAACTGCGGACCTACCGCATCGCGAATGAGCAAAACCAGAAGGTGGTCAGCGACTATCTGGAACAGGCGCTGATGCCGGCGCTGAATCGTGCGGGAATCAAGAAAGTGGGCGTGTTCAAAGAAATCGATGCCAAGGATGACTATTCCCTTTACATGCTGATTCCCTTTCAATCCCTGAATCAACTGGCGAGCCTGAATGATAAACTGGAAGCAGACAAAGCATATCACGCAGCAGCCGCTTCCTACTTCTCCATTCCTAAAAAAGACGCCCCCTACAGTCGGATTGAAAGTCGTCTGATGAAAGCCTTCAAGGGGATGCCGATTCTGGAAACACCAAAAGGAAAAGGCCCCAACCTGTTCGAATTGCGGACCTACGAAAGTCACAATGCGAATCTGGCCCGCCTGAAAGTGGACATGTTCAACTCAGGCGAGATTGACATCATGCGTGACGTGCTGCTTGCTCCCGTTTTCTATGGCGAGATGCTGATCGGCGATGATGTACCCAACCTGACCTATATGCTTTCCGCCCCGAATCGGGAGGCACATGACAAACACTGGGAAGGATTCCGCAAGCATCCCGAGTGGGACCGTATGAAAAAGATGGACAAATACAAGGGAACTGTATCCAAGATCACAAACTGGTATCTGGAACCACTGCCGTACTCCGAGATTCAGTAA
- a CDS encoding RNA polymerase sigma factor, with protein MPDKQANNWSAEIEAVYLREGRELWALLYAQCSDSDRAYDALQEAFVRLQSQEIESIRNIRAWVLTVAQNWLRDYARRQNHAAKPADFLDNIVGKPADPSEDLQRNETNSRIRQALQQLRSEDREVLVLRYALGWSSKRMSIALNTSTSAIDMRLSRARKRLCEELEKVGIDHETV; from the coding sequence ATGCCTGATAAGCAGGCCAATAACTGGTCGGCAGAGATTGAGGCGGTCTATTTGCGTGAAGGACGAGAACTTTGGGCTTTATTATATGCCCAGTGTTCCGATTCGGATCGCGCATATGACGCGCTGCAGGAGGCGTTCGTACGTTTACAAAGCCAAGAAATAGAGTCAATTCGAAATATCCGGGCCTGGGTTTTGACTGTTGCTCAAAACTGGTTGCGTGACTATGCACGAAGGCAGAATCATGCAGCTAAGCCCGCAGATTTTTTAGACAATATTGTGGGAAAACCTGCAGACCCGTCAGAGGATCTGCAGAGAAATGAGACTAACAGCCGAATCCGGCAAGCACTTCAACAACTTCGATCCGAGGACCGCGAGGTTCTCGTACTTCGTTATGCACTAGGATGGTCATCAAAACGAATGTCAATTGCTCTGAATACTTCAACTTCAGCAATCGACATGAGGCTTTCTCGCGCCAGAAAGCGCCTTTGTGAAGAGTTGGAAAAAGTGGGGATTGATCATGAAACCGTATGA
- a CDS encoding PDZ domain-containing protein: MKQFRWFFLSGLITSLIAIQTSVADETPLQAPKPGQPQSLQQNPTLNPAPSTSTDAAGPQGKFRVTTRSTGETEMRNFVGVVTEPIPAYLEAQLHDMLTAGQGIGIKMVVPDSPAQQAGLKPFDVLTSYNGKAITSSDILRKFVLDSDKGETIQLEVIRASRKQTVELTLTQKLFRYYKFQVTPLGQKPQLADNNQKSKPKKPDTGKDAPIAARSTETDPLGRKEPLNFNSPTTISTHNLCLLFVGKAKGDYSVEVNYQDETETLQSYHFAGNPREITEQIVDLPENVQLIINERLKELKLALQGKASFRLQIKPHMQGKDRFTRVLLSRATKEKSVRMVELDHPLGNRPSLNVNQILGNQVFTNELEQLTPAIQEQIRTMLHRIRIPTIRVHADSPI, from the coding sequence ATGAAACAGTTTCGATGGTTCTTTTTGAGCGGGCTGATTACGTCTCTGATTGCCATTCAGACATCCGTTGCTGATGAGACTCCCCTGCAGGCACCAAAACCAGGGCAACCTCAGTCTCTCCAGCAAAACCCCACTCTGAATCCAGCGCCGTCTACGTCAACAGATGCAGCGGGCCCGCAGGGAAAGTTCCGGGTTACTACGCGCTCAACCGGCGAGACCGAAATGCGGAACTTCGTGGGTGTCGTCACGGAACCGATCCCAGCTTACCTGGAGGCCCAGCTACACGACATGCTGACAGCAGGACAGGGAATCGGTATCAAGATGGTTGTGCCAGATTCTCCTGCTCAACAGGCAGGTCTCAAACCATTTGATGTGCTAACGAGCTACAACGGCAAAGCCATCACCTCATCTGATATTTTAAGGAAGTTTGTCCTCGATTCAGACAAGGGTGAGACCATCCAGCTGGAAGTCATCCGCGCGTCTCGAAAACAGACAGTCGAACTGACCCTGACTCAGAAACTGTTTCGCTACTACAAGTTTCAGGTCACTCCACTCGGTCAGAAACCACAACTGGCGGACAATAACCAAAAGAGCAAACCGAAAAAACCAGATACCGGCAAAGATGCACCCATTGCAGCCCGTTCAACGGAAACGGATCCCCTTGGAAGAAAAGAACCACTTAACTTTAACTCGCCAACCACGATCAGCACCCACAACCTTTGTCTGCTGTTTGTAGGTAAAGCCAAAGGGGATTATTCTGTCGAAGTCAATTACCAGGATGAGACCGAGACTCTGCAGTCTTATCACTTCGCTGGCAATCCCCGGGAAATCACCGAACAGATCGTCGACCTGCCTGAAAACGTGCAGTTAATCATCAACGAACGCCTGAAAGAGCTGAAGCTGGCACTGCAGGGCAAAGCCAGTTTTCGGTTGCAGATCAAACCACATATGCAGGGGAAAGATCGCTTTACCCGCGTACTGTTGAGCCGGGCGACCAAAGAGAAGTCGGTTCGCATGGTTGAACTGGACCATCCGCTGGGAAACAGACCGAGTCTGAATGTCAATCAGATTCTGGGGAATCAGGTCTTCACGAATGAACTGGAACAACTGACACCAGCGATCCAGGAACAGATTCGCACCATGCTGCATCGCATCCGGATTCCCACCATCCGGGTCCATGCAGACAGCCCGATCTAA
- a CDS encoding inorganic diphosphatase has protein sequence MTHCWHDVTPGQNLPRDFTAVIEIPTFSKVKYELDKGTGLLRLDRMLYSAVHYPANYGFIPQTLAEDDDPLDVLVLCQEPVDPLTILDARAIGVMTMIDSGKPDHKILAVAVNDPEYNPYTDASELPPHRLAMLRRFFQDYKMLEGKTVEVEEFQAASEAFPIIEDSLQRYSSQRRRGFL, from the coding sequence GTGACCCACTGTTGGCACGATGTGACTCCGGGGCAAAACCTGCCTCGCGATTTCACGGCCGTTATCGAAATTCCTACTTTTTCCAAAGTGAAATATGAGTTAGACAAAGGCACGGGCCTGCTCAGGCTGGACCGGATGCTCTACTCAGCAGTCCATTATCCCGCCAACTATGGGTTCATTCCCCAGACTCTGGCTGAAGACGACGACCCTTTGGACGTTCTGGTACTCTGTCAGGAACCTGTAGACCCCCTGACAATTCTGGATGCCCGGGCTATCGGGGTGATGACCATGATCGACAGCGGCAAACCAGACCATAAAATTCTGGCGGTCGCCGTGAATGATCCGGAATACAATCCATATACTGATGCTTCTGAACTACCACCGCATCGTCTGGCCATGCTCAGACGCTTCTTCCAGGATTACAAAATGCTGGAAGGAAAGACGGTTGAGGTCGAAGAATTTCAGGCGGCCTCGGAAGCGTTTCCGATCATCGAAGATTCGCTGCAGCGGTACAGCAGCCAGCGACGTCGCGGTTTTCTATAA